TGGAACAGACGAAAAACATTGTAGCAATGCGGGATCATTGTTGGATGATGAGGATCTGGCATTTCAATTAGCTTTGGGAAATCTTAATCCCTTTACCTTGCAAAAAATGGATGATTggcacccagagaaaagttggtCAAATACAGGAAGTAAAAGTCGGCACCCAAGTATTTGGAAATCTTCTATCTCTTCAATACAAAACAACGATAGTACAAGTAACGATAAATACAAAGGCGCGCTtttgccatttaaaaaaatagaatACAAGAACATGGCAGAGACAGAATTACAAGAACAATTGTCACAGGAAAATTCAAAACTTGAAGAAGCAGAGGTGTTTTCAATCTATAATTTGGGAATAtcgaatagaaaaagaaaacgaGTGTCATCAGATAGCAGCGACGATACAGAACAGCCTAGTCAAGAATCTGTTAAAACGCCATCAAAATCACATAACCCCTTTGCTGTTAGTTATGTACCTACAGAAGATAAACCAAATTCGCCCGTTTGCACAAATAGATCATTGCTGAAGGTATTAAGTCCTCACAAAAATCAAACCGaaccaaaaaataacaaaatttgtgTTGACATAAAATCACGTTTTTTTGCGCAAAATATAAAAAGAGTATCAAAAAAGCCTTTTGCGGCCAGAGACTTGACAGAAGATATGACAAAAATCGAAGAAAAATCTCAAAGTTCTGTTGCAATCAAAAAGGATTTGTATAATGATTTATCACCGCAAGCCAAAGCTGatatacataaaaataaaatatccaatTTAGAAAACAAAATGGATCAAGTGTCTTCTGATGGTACCGCCGTAATTAATGATactgtagttacaaacataactTCAGttgtaaaaagaaaagaaattattgaaatattgtctgatttagaggaagATAATTTAAGTCACTCGAGTTATACGCAAACTACGTTATACTCAACTCAAAGCTCGTCCAACAGTCTAGTTAATagtcaaaaatgtttgggtttGGCTAAGcctaagaaaaaaacaaatttgtccACTAAAGGGAACAAAAGTGTTAAAAGTGATTCGAAACAGCCAAAATTAAGTATGTTTGGTTTCCAAAAACGAccaactttaaagaaaatttaggaAATTATGCTATAGATAATATCGGTTAAAACACATATTATTATGGTTATAAGTCAAAAGCTGGAGTTACATACCACGCGAAGCTCTTATGCTTACTTAAACAACCTAATGCGCCCACATGCGTTCTTTTGGCTGAGTTACATATCATGCGCCTTTTGCTTCTcacgaatttttaaaaatcagcTTATTTACGACATTTTCAAAGTAAATTTCAATGGGAAATGACAATAATGAGGTTTAATACGATTTTAATAAATGAATTTCTCTAATTTACGGActgcaaaacaaattttgaacagtAAACATATTCAGATCATATGTTTTGCGCCCTCAAACGCGTTAAAAGTTGGCAGTTGGGTAACATATTCCGTGCGTGCATTTGTTGTGTAACTCACACAATACAAACCAACCTATTTAATGGAAGCGTAATTGCGCGTAAGTGCTGCGCgaggtatgtaactccaccttgAAGAAATACTTACGGATCTTCGGTAACTAAATAGTTGCGATCATCATATGATAACATTGGTTTAATTTCTCCCAATGATATGCCATACAATCGACGCAGCAAACTTTCAACGTCCTCATTAGTTACTTTAGGCTTTATATCAGAGCCTGGCTGGAGACAAGCCTCAGAATCAGTTTTTGTTTCAGGTAGCGTAGCGACCTTTGGCGTTTCCTGTTCCTCGTTATTGTTGCACGTAGTCTTAGGTGTTGCGTCGTAGTTATGATTTAATGTATACGATTTCCGACGTGATATATTAGTTAATTCCACATTATTCCACGCATCGTCCATTTTCCGCTAATTCAATTAGTCGTAGCAAGTATTGAATATGTTCTAAATATAAAAgtaaatttgttaataaaagCATAAATACTGTCTATtcaattattaaattaaaaaaaaaatggatttctCCACTAGACCTACCACGGCGTTCAGAATAATAGCacaattaatgatttttttatctACATGTTATCTACAAAAATGTGTGTTTTTAGATTAAAATAAACATAGATTTTCACTCCAATTCGAATGTGGGCAAAATAAAGGGAGAGGAATTTAATCAATCAAGTTTCAGTTCCGGACATTCCATTGTATCAGAGCAAGACATTTGTAATTTTATATCCACGCCATGACAATGGCCAGCAGTTTTATTTCTGATGGAACTAAATATACGTAGATTCAGCTCCAAGCGACAAAAAAGAAATTGATCAGAATAAATCGATTAAGAATGTTATTCATATGAAGTTCTGTGGGATGTGAAACCAAACAAATTTCCATGCTATTGCGTTTATCAGCACTGTATGAGGTTGATGTACACGCAAACAAACGTTCAATTTATTCTTCAAATAATTCGACTTAATTCGGTCAGGTATGTGTGATCGGCTTATTTATTGTGTACTCAAGAAAAGTTGAATCGgctaaaaatttcaaacagcaGTCAGACCACTAAGGacagaaaaaaatacaaatgtagAATGTCACACAAAACCCATACGTCATTTGCCTTTATTATGAGTTTACATgtctgttttttatttgtttaaggtTTTTTATTAGGGTCTTATTTAAAATGTATGTATGACTAAATGAGCTCTGTATAACaaaaaactatttaattttatatttaaatcctgctagtttttttaataaaatgtctaTATTTAGGTGAACATTTTACATATAAAGATGCATCAAGTTGTTCTTTAACTTAATAGGGTCATTGTATATGATAAAGACGcatatgtttctattaaaacATCATATTTGAACAACGATTAATGCGTTTTTTATCTTGCTACTGGGCTTCAAATATAATTATATTCGCACTTATAATTGTACAACTACAATTGAGATAAATGTAATGAGAGATGCATATGTGTATGCAATGAAAGTAGAACTACCAACAAATACGATGGGATTTTCCTCTACTAATTGatgtgtttttcaaaaaatgaaaaaaaacttcACTTTTGTGTGGTATTTTTTCTATATTGAAGAATACTACACAAATACCACAAGGGGCTGGTGTAGTGGCTTTCAAAAATAGGTATATGAAGCTAACACTTAATTGAGTTAATACATAGGTTAATCTAATCGATTGACTGTTCAGTAATAAACGACAGAGGAATCACGCATCGTTGCGAGGTTATTTTGCCACTAATAAGTGAGttccaaaaagtaaattttacaatttaaaCACAACGTTATTTTGTATAGTACGTATTTTTAAAACGTTATTGTACTGAAAATTAACATTCCATCACTAAACTCACGTTTTTGGTTTGTTATTCTACTACCTGAACGTCCGTAGATTGACTCAATATTTTCATAATCCGAGTAGTACTACAATATTTGAGAAATTTAACTAGTTAAAGAAAAGAATAagcaaaagtaaacaaaaacatGAAACATGTGATCAAAGCAGTGCTATCAGATTAgggaaaatttccccaaaagagGAGATTTTTTTCGCCATTGGGGAAAATTTGTGTTCTCATTCGGAACATTGCGAAACaattaattttgaatttaattttaaatccgccttgcatTTGGAGTACGGAGATTTTACGGAAAAAAGTAACAATTGGTTATTTTCCAGGGGAAAATTCACCAACATAAGGTTGTTACTATATTgggttttcgccaggattcactgaataaggttatgccaagcgatcagcccacataattttttttttagtttttggcagtacttgccattgaggatgtcaaagttttctttttttacattcattctttgtttacgttttctcctattggatgacattttcaatgggCAGATTTGAcaccttaatgatgttcatggggcctatcaactttatgttttcgcaacggacctaaccttctattagtgaatcctgggttttcgcgttgaaattccatataaaaaataagcGAAATATattaacgaaatttgttaattccgtctagggaaaattttcatttcgcgACACCCAAAAAGAGCACAACCATAGTCGCTGTGCAATTGTTCCGCAATTTGATAGCAATCAAATGTATtaatttccataccaaaacatgttgttttatctgcacttattttttctctatttttcatatattttctcaaataaatacaGAAAAATGAACCattgaaacaaataaaacaaacaaaaatgatgccggcaatagtttcaagtgttgccactataatagttttttgccatttttctcactataaacagagcactactttttcgcctattttcagccaacgttttttttatatggagtttgacagcattccgcttgaaaagctgaacataaTACTCAGCTTTACTCAAAATAAACGCGATTGCCATCTTCtgttggtttgcccaaaaagtaattgcggattttttaaaagaaagtaaatgcatttttaataaaacttagaatgaactttaatcaaatatactttttttacactttttttctaaaacaagctaaaagtaacagctgataactgacagaagaaagaatgcaattacagagtcacaagctgtgaataaatttgtcaacgccgactatatgaaaaatccgcaattactttttgggcaacccaataattgtaactgagtgtttgttagtgttagtgatgttgttcacatgtatttactctgggtagaaaaaaaatatagtgTTTGTGAATGCATAAttaagaaagtattttttaaatataaataaatatattcgaaagaaaaataaatatttctttcacaacaagcatttcattcattctgtttaaaatgaaaatgtttgtaAAAGAATATGATGTGCTTTTagtcttgcaattacaacaacaatatttggataaaagtggaagatgctgacgaaggcttttggaaagttgtgctttTTTAACTTATAACaatgaaaatactacaaaatctaattattttagAAACAAATGCtgcatttgtctctttttaaattgttttgtgtttcgtTATTTATTAGTTACAtaggggtgggttttggttgtaaaatacaacaacatacatgaatttcagtacgacccacacactcacatttatgtgtacacatgcacgtaagcagctgataaattgtttgatcccatattaatttttatatgtaaatggcaacattttggcgaAAGAAACCCAAAACCAATTCAAATGTGGTAtccttgtcaaaccaccgaaaaACGATTTTTGGAAATTGTTCCACAAAAATTAACGAAGAACCATCCTAAAGTCATTAAAATCTGCGTTTCATTGCAAATGGTAGtaaaaaattaggaaaattatTTTCAGTTGTTGTAAAAAGATAGTGGCTGGGTTTGGCTCAAAAATATGAATCCAAATTTGTAAAAAACTAAAACCATTTACACtattttttgttcgttttttttttcttatataacCGTATTGAGTAAAAAATGGTACGTTTTGGCTACAAAAATTAccttttcaacttgtttttaataacattttgccAACCTCACTTATCATCCCTGTCCAGAGTAGCAACCTTTACTTTGAAACAGCTGACACGTCATGTATAAAATAAACATAACCTCGATCGTTTTTACCAAATAACAATTTGGATTAGCAAAACAAGTCTCTCCGATTCTCACTAAAGATATTATAAATTCCTTAATCTTAATGGATCATTTGTATATCGAAATCAGCTCAGAGAATGGTGCTGAGACTGAATTTTTCACGACAATTAAGTCCTTTACTGCGCTGTATGTCTACCTATTTTTAGAAAAGCCCAAAACTATAAAACTATGTTTTGTACTTTCAAAGAATTTgcataattttggaaaaataaaattgaattcaGAGTTATTGAAAAGGGAATTGACGGAAAATGATATTATTTGTAATGATAGTACAAGTGAACAGCATATTTTAGATCTTCATCTCCCTCTATATGGCAAAAATGGTGATACCTTCATTGCCGGCATGTGTGCTGTGTGCCGAGAAATAATTCATCAGTCGGATAAAAAGGAGTTGCTAGGATTTAAGGAAAGCTGTTTATTAGCTCCTGCCGAAGCGTCGATTTGGACACGTTATTTTGAAGTGGACATAGTGCGTGTTCTGTGCGGCACACTCACAAAAATAGAGAATAATATCGAGTGTAGCGATTTTCCAATAGAATGTGTGCACTTTGAGAACCACATGAATGAACCTGTCCGAATGCACAACATATATAAATTGGCCCGTGAGAGAGCCAATGAACAAGGTTCTAGCAATGTGGAAGACAATGATGGCCATAGGAAGAAAGTGACCATTGAATGCAAAATTCCGAAAGAACAATTGGCCATTGATCACAAGTTTGCAGAAGGTGTGTCATTTACTATTGCGGATTTGATTCTTTATCCATATATTCGGATTATATTTCATTGTTATACGGGAATGCTGGATAAATTTCCCCTAACAAAGAGATGGCTTCATGAGgtgtgttaaattttttttatttatttattccatCTTTTGAAATGCAAAAACCATTGCattcaaaaaaaagtatatttgacagTTCACATatctaaataaaaataattagttATGATTTTTATTTGATAGTGGGTTTTATACAATTAATATATTGCAATTGCATTATAAGCATATGTTTTTATTGTTATAATAAGAGATCTTTAGAACAAGATCTTTattaaatagcaaaaaaatatgTGTCGAGTTTCAAAAACTTCCgaatttgctttttattttccACACACTCATTTATTTACTAGGTTGACGATTTTGAACCCAAGTGCGCGCATATCCTTAAAGAATGCTGTATATTTCCTTCTGGATTTGCTAAGACAGGATGTTGGAATCTACCCAAATGTGATGCTTTCAGCCTTTACAAAAGCGATCCCAAGAGATATAAACCTCGAAATCGAATATTTACTGAACAAAAAGAAGTTGATGTCGCTCTTAACAAGCTGCAAAGCTTAGGTATAAGTTTTAATAGTATCTCTGACTGTAGATACGATCAGTTCAATGTCGACTGGGACCATATAGAACCATCACACGCTGTAAGCTCGGCTTTGCCTATAAACAGATTGGAAAGAAAGCGCCAACAATTGGAGAATTTAGCAAATGCTGTTGTCTCCCTTTCTAATCCCGGATATCGTATTATTGACTTTTGTAGCGGTACAGGTCATTTAGGCCTTCTTTTAGCTCTCCAACTTCCTGAATGCACTGTGATTTTATTGGAAAACAAACCGTTCTCCTTACAAAAGGCAAAGGAGAGAGCACGAGAATTAAATTTAAGAAAcgtgaaattttatcaaagcaATATAGACTATTTCAATGGACATTTTGATATTGGCTGTTCACTTCACGCTTGCGGAACTGCAACGGATATAGTGTTAGCACAATGTCACAGAGTTAAAGCTATGTTTGTAACTTGTCCGTGTTGTTATGGATCTCTACAACCAATGCCCCACATAAAATATCCTTTAAGTAAAGAATTTCGTTCAGTGTTAACGGAAAAAGAATTTTTGTACATTGCACATACGGCCGATCAAGCTCACGCCTTGGGGACATTGAACTGCTCACCAGAGACCACGATGCAGGGACAACTTTGTATGGACATAGTTGACACCGACAGAAAGTTGCAAGCAGAAAACATAGGATATAAGGTCACCTTAACACGATTAAAGCCCGAGAATTGCACACCAAAGAACAGACTCCTTGTTGGTAAATATTGTAATGACAACTAagtctttaaataaattttatttttacaaaaagtgACTCATCGTGTAAACATACTTAGGATAGAAAAATTATGAAACTAATATTTGCCTCCACGCAATGCCAAAACCAAATGCAAAACAGATCCTCCTTGTACTTTGTAATCTGCGGCCGTTTTGTCATCATTCCTACATCAGAAAAATAacgcaaaatatatatatggaaatgTTTGAAATATGGAACCTACATTTGTTTTCCAGAAAATATCAATCGCTGCTGCTGGGGCGGAATGCCTTCTTTTTCTTCCACACGCTCCTTAATGCGATCAACTTTGTCAGTGGGCTCAATGTCGATTTCTATTTCTTTGCCAGTAAGCGTCTGGAAAAAATATGTCTCAAACTCAAATATTATTTGCTTTTAAATATTAATACCTTCACTTTGATCAACATTTTGTTCGTatattctaaaaataaactgtttctgcaaaataccccaaaatttCACCAACTTTTTGCGAAACTATTGGAATGTTGATACAATACCGGCAGTAGTAATGAAATGTTCACACAGGGCGATTCAAGTAGTAAATTTTACTGCAAGGTACCATGACAATTGAAAATTTACTATAAGTGTGTTCGGGTACTTTGCCAGTAAATATTTGAAGAACAGTAGGAAACCCCCTTCTTCGTTATTAATGGGATTCCGCATTAAGGCTCTCGACCGCTGATTCTATAAACGGAAAACAGGTGCTGAAACCATTATATccagatttaaagagcagtgttaACGGGGTTTATGTCacgtgcgaaaacataaagtggataggagaaaacgtaaacaaagaagtTGACATCTTCATGTCATGTCGGCTGAACGCTTGGCTTAATCTTATATCCGGTTTatactgctctttaaatccagatttaatggctcgatcatattctttccctttataaaatcagctgacgagagccttaaattcggatttaatgagcagtgtaagcGGGGTTAAATTGAGCGAATCCTTTTCCAATTCCATTCACTTGTATTTAATAAGACATCTGTTCGAAGCTATACTTTCGTTAGGTCTGTGTGCGCTTTTAGTctattttgctatttatttgaataaaacagCAGGTTTTCAAAAAACATGCTCGATGTTGCAACTTGCTCCCATAGTTCATTAAATAAGGTTAAGTCACTTGCCCAATTtgagagttatatccaaatgcaCACTTATGCTGCTACACGTAGCAATGCAAATGAAAACAGACAGTTTACAAAAGTTTGACAGATGAGTGGGTTGTATCGTTGTTTCGTTGTTCTTGGCCAAGCAACCCTCCCTTTTATAATTATACAATGCTTGCTGCTgagcatggcgaaacaattaaaggtggtctcatttgtacaacaaccacaaatcatatggcgcAATCCGCCATTTTGCCATCAAGTTGACCGACGTTTTGCTaacacaccaaaaaaaaaaaaattgcgtacATCACCATAGAGAATGCAAAGAATACAAAATCTgatatcttaataccgtcaaaccagtctggctgttaacagctgtttgcgtgagaccacctttttaaatccgccttggctgCTAAGAAAAAACCTTCTACAGAAACTTGCAAGTTCTCAATTGCAAAACTCTCAAAATTCTGATCGCTCTCTTCTCATGGTTGAATTAACCCTATGATAAGGCTTTACTCCTTTACTCGTAGCTAATTTCGAAAGATTGCACAGTTCCTTTTTTACACGCTTACCAATTTCATCTCAATCCCATGacagtcggttgtacgtaccagattgacccgtTGAGATTCTTCATCAGTgttcaacacactgctacaacaacaaccaataccATTAATCTCCTTCGattataaatattgggttgttgttgttgtagccacattttcatgtggaggtggagatcctcgtcaaactcctgtaTGCGAGCAAACTCGTTCCTGCCCAAAGGGCCAATCGCCGTGGGAAcagtgtggccattggttatttaaaagcgccaataactcgccttgtcatatcgagcatcattggaactcagtatttgtgcaggaGCCGTAGCCGCCCCGTCCATCACTGAGACTCTcaactcgataccgctgattgtccgcgtctGTCGTTGCAGTTACTTCGTATGGAGTGTTCCACTATCCGCGGCcggtggacgcacccggtagctcgcagctaagcttctcgtgacagcaatgaacaccacacaggttggacctcaatgttctagcctgtgtggtgctcgcaGCTATCCCCTGCTGGGCATATATATCAAGTATATGGTAATACGGACACGTGCCTGTACACTGCACTGCATTCTGTCGCAATTCAGAGTTGGAATCCTAAAACATAATTTACTAAATTGCACATAGAGATTATTGAATCATCCTGTGAATGTTTTCTACAGCAGCTGCCGGtaccttgtttttattttactaaTTGACaaataa
The Stomoxys calcitrans chromosome 3, idStoCalc2.1, whole genome shotgun sequence genome window above contains:
- the LOC106090331 gene encoding exonuclease 1; translated protein: MGISGLIPFLEKASKPVDIRELQGTSVAVDSYCWLHKGVFACAEKLVRGEDTDIYIQYCLKFVEMLKRHKIKVIMVFDGRHLPAKAETERKRREARQESKKLAKEYLRQNDIEKARSHMRRAVDVTHEMALRLIKACRERNVDCIVAPYEADAQMAWLNKQGLAEYIITEDSDLTLFGALRVLFKLDLQGNALLVESNKLHLAMGCKPEKYTFDKFLRMCILSGCDYLDSLQGIGLKKACKFIMTTEEDDMTKALKKMPQYLKMRQLEVTDKYIENFLKAEATFKHMYIYNPLKKRMERLHDLDVFGTDEKHCSNAGSLLDDEDLAFQLALGNLNPFTLQKMDDWHPEKSWSNTGSKSRHPSIWKSSISSIQNNDSTSNDKYKGALLPFKKIEYKNMAETELQEQLSQENSKLEEAEVFSIYNLGISNRKRKRVSSDSSDDTEQPSQESVKTPSKSHNPFAVSYVPTEDKPNSPVCTNRSLLKVLSPHKNQTEPKNNKICVDIKSRFFAQNIKRVSKKPFAARDLTEDMTKIEEKSQSSVAIKKDLYNDLSPQAKADIHKNKISNLENKMDQVSSDGTAVINDTVVTNITSVVKRKEIIEILSDLEEDNLSHSSYTQTTLYSTQSSSNSLVNSQKCLGLAKPKKKTNLSTKGNKSVKSDSKQPKLSMFGFQKRPTLKKI
- the LOC106090345 gene encoding glutathione S-transferase C-terminal domain-containing protein homolog, which translates into the protein MDHLYIEISSENGAETEFFTTIKSFTALYVYLFLEKPKTIKLCFVLSKNLHNFGKIKLNSELLKRELTENDIICNDSTSEQHILDLHLPLYGKNGDTFIAGMCAVCREIIHQSDKKELLGFKESCLLAPAEASIWTRYFEVDIVRVLCGTLTKIENNIECSDFPIECVHFENHMNEPVRMHNIYKLARERANEQGSSNVEDNDGHRKKVTIECKIPKEQLAIDHKFAEGVSFTIADLILYPYIRIIFHCYTGMLDKFPLTKRWLHEVDDFEPKCAHILKECCIFPSGFAKTGCWNLPKCDAFSLYKSDPKRYKPRNRIFTEQKEVDVALNKLQSLGISFNSISDCRYDQFNVDWDHIEPSHAVSSALPINRLERKRQQLENLANAVVSLSNPGYRIIDFCSGTGHLGLLLALQLPECTVILLENKPFSLQKAKERARELNLRNVKFYQSNIDYFNGHFDIGCSLHACGTATDIVLAQCHRVKAMFVTCPCCYGSLQPMPHIKYPLSKEFRSVLTEKEFLYIAHTADQAHALGTLNCSPETTMQGQLCMDIVDTDRKLQAENIGYKVTLTRLKPENCTPKNRLLVGKYCNDN
- the LOC106090347 gene encoding NEDD8, which gives rise to MLIKVKTLTGKEIEIDIEPTDKVDRIKERVEEKEGIPPQQQRLIFSGKQMNDDKTAADYKVQGGSVLHLVLALRGGKY